Proteins from one Mugil cephalus isolate CIBA_MC_2020 chromosome 15, CIBA_Mcephalus_1.1, whole genome shotgun sequence genomic window:
- the smg6 gene encoding telomerase-binding protein EST1A, with amino-acid sequence MADELDRVRISAAELRAEASNSVNTVDCQKEELKEHPKQKQHKRREGKRPDLQRYHPLPGQGRHRQDSEEGDTGQNDPQAPDSHDQDQPPYREKKFSSQNISVRQGCTDGGAGTNAREEDRMRGDGSNTQNSGKSSHSQTKTNAHGEKGSVENDREHQESAEAAKPTKKARKPDREFYQPGSRRSTQGKDCGVGREQDKPPPTKNEQKPAPESQQSTGVREGNKKKPVQKQGVKDKEVKGLQETAKVSSSSDANRKQQGSQDVDTPPLPIDNLVEKAKELSLKEKSKVGPDKERRGKEAGLKNEEDNAEKKRERGNRRRRGAEKEKEKNLDSRREDEVDGGKSNQKKTEERSKRAPEADGGKADKAGETHQTKKRENRRENRKGDNNNSRARDPEKDAKTERNLGRGDKDRSNANITTPNSKRYSKSDIRRTRNRTYSSSSASSVTSLDGPGRAMNVEATKWPRSDHNNKVGTVTGGEGRRSHLQSWTTNEESSTEGSEMSDRTEDRRRSRRVGEEELSAARRKEERNRPKGNKGGSRGILRVSLENQPGTSSQSGDAQHRKPGPVSRGRGGGILVLPARTEISNSPQVGQRLLFGGTRGGAASRSRGGRGGGVRRLWDPNNPDQKPALTSTQPSQHMSHQQPLYLQTGTGYGQLHFLDTDDEVAGSPPVHQGEHLRSQKATAMAYYKFQNSDNPYCYPMSATNSHSPGTTSSGQRYPYSYHMGPYQMAPPNGMYPSPGAGQFCGSYRGAVYSQSGGGGALTYEEAEQARGELGRLLRAADTQELQISNLLSRDRVSAEGLERMGQLRAELLGLYEQVILTDIEFSDTQNVDQALWKNVFYQVIEHFRQLLKDPTYDNTPHIRNMLLTLLDEGALFFDALLQKLQTVYQFKLEDYMDGMAIRARPLRKTVKYALISAQRCMICQGDIARYREQASDSANYGKARSWYLKAQQIAPKNGRPYNQLALLAVYTKRKLDAVYYYMRSLAASNPILTAKESLMSLFEEAKRKAEQLERRRRQEHEGGSRGPAVRGRGRGEEGARVEIWIRPTGQAATPSSQRGGSESSRDSEQDGELGTLNATDLNKRFILSFLHAHGKLFTKVGMESFPAVASRVLQEFRTLLQHSPPLLSSTHMLQIITINMFTIHNSHSRGEEGEVRSVLQEQSTALGLGMFALLVQRCTELLKEIPAVPMADGEEEGKEDELEGIVRVSAFPLDLSELLPSIKVWSDWMLGQPDQWNPPPCSIDCSPDVWQCLADLCNVLARVDHEEVLLYKVDTDEVEGDEELTVLQLKEDRLLAGFVPLLAAPQEPCYTDRHTDMAIAANCKRVTVLKYFLEALCGQEEPLLAFKGGKYISVATSPPPNQSMDTRTRQDSVTEKEADDVIVEAESSLSASEGEEEDVEEGDSESDIRQLKARRHALANELAQQQKRRDKIQAVLQTGGQLELEVRPLFLVPDTNGFIDHLGGLKKLLQCGKYIIVVPLIVITELDGLAKGQDSFGGGLGSGGRFSGGRGNYNVTAAHVRAVQEKARSAVAFLERGFEAREPCLRALTSRGNQLESIAFRSEDTSGQQGNNDDVILSCCLHYCKDKAKDFMPQQRNGTIRLQREVVLLTDDRNLRVKALTRNVPVRDIPAFLSWAKVG; translated from the exons ATGGCGGACGAACTGGACCGAGTGCGAATCTCAGCTGCGGAGCTTAGAGCTGAAGCGTCGAATTCAGTCAATACCGTCGACTGTCAGAAAG AAGAACTAAAGGAACATCCCAAACAGAAGCAGCATAAGAGGCGCGAAGGAAAACGCCCCGATCTGCAGCGCTACCATCCGCTACCTGGACAGGGACGACATCGCCAAGACAGCGAAGAGGGAGACACTGGTCAAAACGATCCCCAAGCTCCAGATTCACATGATCAAGACCAACCAccatacagagagaaaaagttcTCCTCTCAGAATATTTCAGTCAGGCAGGGCTGTACAGACGGCGGGGCAGGTACCAACGCAAGGGAAGAGGACAGAATGAGAGGGGACGGGAGTAACACTCAGAACTCTGGTAAGAGCAGCCACTCGCAGACTAAAACGAATGCACATGGCGAAAAAGGCTCCGTTGAAAATGACAGAGAACACCAGGAATCTGCTGAAGCTGCAAAGCCAACAAAGAAAGCTCGGAAACCTGACAGGGAATTTTATCAACCTGGGAGCCGGAGGAGTACCCAGGGAAAGGACTGTGGTGTTGGAAGGGAACAGGATAAGCCTCCCCCTACGAAGAACGAGCAAAAGCCGGCGCCAGAATCCCAGCAGAGTACAGGTGTAAGagagggaaacaaaaagaaacctgTACAGAAACAGGGAGTGAAGGATAAAGAAGTTaaaggtttacaggaaacagcAAAAGTGTCCAGTTCCAGTGAtgcaaacaggaaacaacaagGAAGCCAAGATGTGGATACACCTCCATTACCCATTGATAATTTAGTGGAGAAAGCTAAAGAACTCAGCCTGAAAGAAAAGAGCAAAGTAGGTCCTGATAAAGAAAGGAGGGGCAAAGAGGCAGGGCTGAAAAATGAGGAAGATAAtgcagaaaagaagagagaaaggggaaaccgcaggaggaggggagcggagaaggaaaaagagaagaatcTGGATTCCAGAAGAGAGGATGAAGTAGATGGAGGAAAGagcaatcagaaaaaaacagaagaaagaagcaAGAGAGCTCCAGAAGCAGATGGGGGGAAAGCAGATAAGGCAGGAGAGACGcaccaaactaaaaaaagagaaaatcgcagagaaaacagaaaaggagacaacaacaacagcagggCCAGAGACCCTGAGAAAgatgcaaagacagaaagaaatttAGGCAGAGGTGACAAAGACAGGTCCAATGCAAATATCACGACGCCAAACTCAAAACGCTATTCCAAATCAGACATTCGGCGCACAAGGAATCGAACTTACAGCAGTAGCTCCGCCAGCAGTGTTACCAGCCTGGATGGTCCTGGACGAGCAATGAACGTGGAGGCTACCAAGTGGCCACGGtcagaccacaacaacaaagtgGGAACGGTTACCGGTGGAGAAGGACGCAGAAGCCATTTACAAAGCTGGACCACAAATGAGGAATCATCCACAGAAGGGAGTGAGATGAGTGACAGAACAGAAgataggaggaggagcagaagagttGGGGAGGAAGAGTTGAGTGCAGCGAGacggaaggaagaaagaaacagaccAAAGGGAAACAAAGGTGGAAGTCGGGGAATCCTGAGGGTTTCTCTAGAAAACCAGCCAGGTACTTCTTCACAGAGCGGGGATGCCCAACATCGCAAGCCAGGCCCTGTTTCTCGTGGCAGGGGTGGTGGTATTCTGGTGCTTCCGGCCCGCACGGAAATCTCCAATTCACCTCAGGTGGGGCAAAGGCTCCTTTTTGGTGGAACTAGGGGAGGAgcagctagcaggagcagaggaggcCGTGGGGGAGGAGTGAGACGGCTCTGGGATCCAAATAACCCCGATCAGAAGCCAGCCCTTACCAGCACTCAACCCTCACAGCACATGTCTCATCAGCAGCCTTTGTATCTTCAGACGGGGACTGGATATGGACAACTTCACTTTCTTGACACAGATGATGAGGTAGCGGGCAGTCCTCCAGTCCACCAGGGTGAGCACTTGCGATCCCAAAAGGCGACTGCCATGGCCTACTACAAATTCCAAAACTCTGACAACCCCTATTGCTACCCCATGTCAGCCACCAACTCACACAGTCCCGGCACCACAAGCAGCGGCCAGCGCTATCCATATTCTTACCACATGGGACCCTACCAAATGGCTCCTCCAAACGGCATGTACCCGAGCCCAGGTGCCGGTCAGTTCTGCGGGAGTTATCGGGGAGCAGTTTATTCCCAGTCAGGCGGAGGAGGGGCTCTGACATATGAGGAGGCAGAACAAGCCAGAGGGGAACTGGGGAGGCTGCTGAGGGCCGCAGACACACAGGAGCTTCAGATCAGTAACTTGCTGTCCAGAGACAGAGTCAGTGCTGAAGGACTGGAACGCATGGGCCAGCTCAG agCGGAGCTTTTGGGGCTGTACGAGCAGGTCATCCTGACAGACATCGAGTTCTCAGACACTCAGAACGTGGATCAGGCTCTGTGGAAGAACGTCTTCTACCAGGTCATTGAGCACTTCCGCCAGCTGCTCAAAGATCCGACCTATGACAACACCCCTCATATCAGGAACATGTTGCTCACGCTGCTGGACGAG GGAGCGCTGTTCTTCGACGCGCTGCTTCAGAAGCTGCAGACAGTGTACCAATTCAAATTAGAAGATTACATGGATGGCATGGCAATCAGGGCTCGGCCATTACGCAAGACG GTTAAGTATGCACTTATAAGTGCTCAGCGCTGCATGATTTGTCAGGGAGATATAGCGCGTTACCGAGAGCAAGCCAGTGACTCTGCCAACTATGGCAAGGCTCGCAG ttGGTACCTGAAAGCTCAGCAGATTGCCCCGAAAAACGGACGACCATATAACCAGCTGGCCTTGTTGGCCGTCTATACA AAGCGGAAGTTAGATGCTGTGTATTATTACATGCGCAGCTTGGCAGCTTCCAACCCCATTCTGACTGCGAAGGAAAGCCTGATGAGTCTCTTTGAGGAGGCCAAGCGAAAG GCGGAGCAGCTTGAACGAAGGAGGAGGCAGGAACACGAAGGAGGCTCCAGGGGCCCGGCggtaagaggaagaggaagaggggaagagggagCGCGTGTGGAGATCTGGATTCGTCCCACCGGACAAGCAGCAACCCCGTCTTCACAGAGAGGAGGCAGCGAGTCCAGCAGAGACTCTGAACAGGACGGAGAGCTGGGAACTCTCAACGCCACTGAT cTAAATAAGAGATTCATTCTGAGTTTCCTGCATGCACACGGAAAGCTCTTCACTAAAGTGGG CATGGAGTCGTTCCCTGCAGTGGCGAGCCGCGTCCTACAGGAGTTCAGGACGCTTCTCCAGCACAGCCCCCCCCTCCTGAGCAgcacacacatgctgcagatCATCACCATCAACATGTTCACCATACACAATTCCCATAGCAGAG GTGAAGAGGGAGAGGTGCGGTCTGTTTTACAGGAGCAGAGCACGGCACTGGGCCTTGGCATGTTTGCACTGCTGGTGCAGCGCTGCACAGAGCTCCTCAAAGAGATTCCTGCAG TCCCCATggcagatggagaggaggaggggaaagaagaTGAGCTGGAGGGTATTGTGAGAGTCTCTGCCTTCCCATTGGACCTCAGTGAACTACTGCCAAGCATCAAAGTCTGGTCTGATTGGATGTTGGGACAGCCAGACCAGTGGAACCCGCCACCGTGCAGTATAGA TTGCAGCCCTGATGTTTGGCAGTGCCTTGCCGACCTGTGTAACGTGCTGGCCCGCGTGGATCACGAGGAAGTGCTGCTCTACAAAGTTGATACTGATGAGGTGGAAGGAGACGAGGAGCTGACCGTGCTCCAGCTGAAGGAAGACCGGCTGCTTGCCGGCTTCGTACCACTTCTGGCTGCTCCGCAGGAGCCGTGCTACAcggacagacacacagacatg GCAATAGCAGCAAATTGTAAAAGAGTGACGGTGCTGAAGTACTTTCTGGAGGCGTTGTGTGGACAGGAAGAGCCTCTGTTGGCCTTCAAGGGAGGCAAATACATCTCTGTGGCAACGTCTCCTCCACCTAACCAGTCAATGGACACAAGGACCAGGCAGGATTCTGTGACGGAGAAAGAG GCCGATGACGTGATAGTCGAGGCAGAATCGTCTCTCTCTGCatcagaaggagaggaggaggatgtcgAAGAGGGAGACAGCGAGAGTGACATCAGACAGCTGAAGGCGCGACGCCACGCCCTCGCCAACGAACTGGCGCAGCAACAGAAGCGCAGGGATAAAATACAG GCGGTGCTGCAGACAGGTGGGCAGCTGGAGCTGGAAGTGAGGCCTCTCTTTTTGGTTCCAGATACCAATGGATTCATTGATCATTTGGGAGGCCTGAAGAAACTTCTTCAGTGCGGAAAATATATAATAGTTGTGCCGCTCATCG TGATCACAGAGTTGGATGGTTTGGCTAAAGGCCAGGACAGTTTTGGTGGAGGACTGGGATCCGGGGGACGCTTCAGCGGCGGTCGTGGCAACTACAACGTCACTGCAGCCCACGTGCGAGCCGTGCAGGAGAAGGCTCGGTCGGCGGTGGCTTTCTTAGAGAGAGGATTCGAAGCAAGGGAACCGTGTCTCAGAGCCCTGACCAGCAGAGGAAATCAGCTCGAGTCTATTGCCTTCCGCAGTGAAGACACCTCTGGACAACAG GGTAACAATGACGACGTGATTCTGTCCTGCTGTCTCCACTACTGCAAAGACAAGGCGAAAGATTTCATGCCTCAACAGAGAA ATGGGACAATAAGGCTTCAGAGGGAGGTGGTGCTCCTCACGGACGACCGCAACCTGCGAGTCAAAGCTTTGACCCGCAACGTCCCCGTGCGAGACATCCCCGCTTTCCTCAGCTGGGCCAAAGTGGGCTGA
- the ovca2 gene encoding esterase OVCA2: MAPPLRVLCIHGYRQNGGSFREKTGALRKLLKKQVELVYMSAPLNVQQASKQDVPDKENDSVPGPGGDDDPRGWWFSDTRALSFSAQQECEESLGLDESVAAVREAVKVQGPFDGILGFSQGAAFVAMLCSLQEQKLEPEFSFRFAVLVAGFRSACKQHQKFYSAPLQIPSLHVFGLEDRVIPDNMSRELLPSFQDSQVLIHPGGHFVPAASAHRQTYQDFLKRFQ, encoded by the exons ATGGCTCCTCCCCTCCGGGTCCTGTGTATCCATGGTTACCGCCAGAACGGCGGCTCGTTCCGTGAAAAGACGGGAGCTCTGCGGAAGCTGCTGAAGAAACAAGTGGAGCTTGTTTACATGAGTGCGCCGCTCAACGTGCAGCAAGCCAGCAAGCAAG ATGTTCCCGATAAGGAGAATGACTCTGTTCCTGGACCTGGAGGCGATGACGACCCCAGGGGTTGGTGGTTTTCTGACACCCGGGCTCTGAGTTTCAGTGCTCAGCAGGAGTGCGAAGAAAGCCTCGGACTCGACGAGAGCGTGGCGGCCgtgagagaagctgtgaaggtCCAAGGTCCTTTCGACGGCATCTTGGGCTTCAGCCAGGGAGCAGCTTTCGTGGCCATGCTGTGCTCTCTCCAGGAGCAAAAACTGGAGCCAGAGTTCAGCTTCCGCTTCGCCGTCCTGGTCGCTGGCTTCCGCAGCGCGTGTAAGCAGCATCAGAAATTCTACAGCGCTCCTCTTCAGATTCCCTCCCTGCATGTGTTCGGACTGGAGGACAGAGTGATCCCCGATAACATGAGCAGAGAactcctcccttcctttcaAGACTCTCAGGTCCTCATACACCCTGGTGGTCATTTTGTtcctgctgcatctgctcacaGACAAACATACCAGGACTTTCTCAAGAGGTTCCAGTGA